The following are encoded in a window of Phycisphaerae bacterium genomic DNA:
- a CDS encoding insulinase family protein, giving the protein MLKLRFRSLVLVAVVAALTRPVRAEQLPSDERIKTGKLDNGVTWMYRQHAVPPGKMALMIHIASGSLAETDDQRGLAHFLEHMAFNGSEHFPPGELIPYFESIGMEFGRDLNAFTSFDQTAYMLFLPDTTPEQMEKALTVLSDYAFRLLLSEEEIEKERGVILSELRAGMNAEQRLRDKLFETLFAGTRLGQRLPIGIEKVIREAPRAEFEKFYRTWYRPERVTLLMVGDAAPEPYLPLVEKWFGQYKSPLEAQTPPGPELKPFKASQALVLSDPEYAQGDVDLYNISAGRPPTTTVEQARVDLVERVGSWILERRFSERIKKGEASYREASARVANFFNDAMLVNATAVGEPKDWEKMLEQLVTEVARAREHGFLAPEFELCQKELIASAEDGVRKESTRNARALLMGMLRAVNDRRPVLSAQQELDLLKKLLPTIKLEEVNAAFAAHYKPGTFAYVLTMPEKADVTLPSTDDVLAAARAAEARRVEPPQWEERPTTLLEHEPTPGKLGELMTDEELAITSGWLANGVRVHHRFMDYKKDTVMVSITLAGGQIEETAENVGVTTVAELIVDQPATNRLASTDIQDIMTGKNISVGGGAQDDAFTLTVTGSPQDLESGLQLAHALLTDGKLEQSAFDNWKQGALQRYAQASKLPQFAAFDAFMKLISGNDPRRIIMLTPEQIEAQTPARAQAWFERLRREAPLEVAVVGEMQLADVQPLLEKYIGSLPKRGRDAGGLDQLRKLNRPAGPLEKHVQVDTITPQAMALAGCVGCDANAVTDVRALNLAANILDSRLIKRVREELGLVYSIQAVSGPGRAYVDSGIIFSGAPCAPDKPAEVIKEIETILKAFAEDGPTAEELENAKKQLANRLDTQLKEPSFWFSQLQTLDLHKAKLEDLKRIPESYAAFTAEQVRDVFRKYYTPARQFRVSAVPTAAPAKTPEPAGAAQE; this is encoded by the coding sequence ATGCTGAAGCTCCGTTTCCGCAGTCTCGTGCTTGTCGCCGTCGTCGCCGCCCTCACCCGCCCCGTCCGCGCCGAGCAATTGCCGAGTGATGAACGGATCAAGACCGGCAAACTCGACAACGGCGTCACCTGGATGTACCGGCAGCACGCCGTCCCGCCGGGCAAAATGGCGCTCATGATTCACATCGCGTCCGGCTCGCTCGCCGAGACGGACGACCAGCGCGGGCTGGCCCATTTCCTGGAGCACATGGCGTTCAACGGTTCGGAGCATTTTCCGCCGGGCGAGCTGATCCCGTATTTCGAGAGCATCGGCATGGAGTTCGGGCGCGACCTGAACGCGTTCACGAGCTTCGACCAGACGGCCTACATGCTGTTCCTGCCGGACACGACGCCGGAGCAGATGGAAAAGGCGCTGACGGTCTTGAGCGACTACGCGTTTCGGCTGTTGCTATCGGAGGAGGAGATCGAAAAAGAGCGTGGGGTGATCCTGTCGGAGTTGCGGGCCGGCATGAATGCCGAGCAGCGGCTGCGCGACAAGCTGTTTGAAACGCTATTCGCGGGGACCCGGCTGGGGCAGCGACTGCCGATCGGGATCGAGAAGGTTATCAGAGAGGCGCCGCGGGCGGAGTTCGAGAAGTTCTACCGGACGTGGTATCGGCCGGAGCGGGTGACGCTGCTGATGGTGGGCGACGCGGCGCCGGAGCCGTACCTGCCGCTGGTCGAGAAGTGGTTTGGGCAGTACAAGTCGCCGCTGGAGGCACAGACGCCGCCGGGGCCGGAGCTGAAGCCGTTCAAGGCGTCGCAGGCGCTGGTGCTGTCGGACCCGGAGTACGCGCAGGGCGACGTGGACCTGTACAACATCTCGGCGGGGCGGCCGCCGACGACGACGGTCGAGCAGGCGCGGGTGGACCTGGTCGAGCGCGTGGGGTCGTGGATCCTCGAGCGGCGCTTTTCGGAACGGATCAAGAAGGGTGAGGCGAGCTATCGCGAGGCGAGCGCGCGGGTGGCGAACTTCTTCAACGATGCAATGCTGGTCAACGCGACCGCGGTGGGCGAGCCGAAGGACTGGGAAAAGATGCTCGAGCAGCTCGTGACGGAAGTGGCGCGGGCGCGGGAGCACGGGTTCTTGGCGCCGGAGTTCGAGCTGTGCCAAAAGGAGCTGATCGCGTCGGCGGAGGATGGCGTCCGGAAGGAATCGACGCGTAACGCGCGCGCCCTGCTGATGGGGATGCTGCGGGCGGTGAACGACCGCCGGCCGGTGCTGTCGGCGCAGCAGGAACTGGACCTGCTGAAGAAGCTGCTGCCGACGATCAAGCTCGAAGAGGTCAACGCGGCGTTCGCGGCACACTACAAGCCGGGCACGTTCGCGTACGTGCTGACGATGCCGGAGAAGGCGGACGTGACGCTGCCGAGCACGGACGACGTGCTGGCCGCGGCCCGGGCGGCAGAGGCGCGCCGGGTCGAGCCGCCCCAATGGGAAGAACGCCCCACCACGCTGCTGGAACATGAGCCGACTCCGGGCAAGCTTGGCGAACTCATGACCGACGAGGAGCTGGCGATCACGAGCGGTTGGCTCGCGAACGGCGTGCGGGTCCATCACCGCTTCATGGACTACAAGAAAGACACCGTGATGGTGAGCATCACGCTGGCGGGCGGCCAGATCGAGGAGACCGCCGAGAATGTCGGCGTGACGACGGTGGCCGAGCTGATCGTCGACCAACCGGCGACGAACCGGCTCGCGTCGACGGACATCCAGGACATCATGACAGGCAAGAACATCAGCGTGGGCGGCGGCGCGCAGGACGACGCGTTCACGCTGACGGTGACCGGCTCGCCGCAGGACCTGGAAAGCGGGCTGCAATTGGCGCACGCGCTGCTGACGGACGGCAAGCTGGAGCAGAGTGCGTTCGACAACTGGAAGCAGGGCGCGCTGCAGCGCTACGCGCAAGCCAGCAAGCTGCCGCAATTCGCGGCGTTCGATGCGTTCATGAAGCTGATCAGCGGCAACGACCCGCGCCGGATCATCATGCTGACGCCGGAGCAGATCGAGGCCCAGACGCCGGCCCGCGCGCAGGCCTGGTTCGAGCGGCTGCGGCGCGAGGCGCCGCTCGAGGTGGCGGTTGTCGGCGAGATGCAGCTCGCGGACGTGCAGCCACTGCTCGAGAAGTACATCGGGTCGCTGCCGAAGCGGGGGCGCGACGCCGGCGGTCTCGACCAGCTGCGCAAGCTCAACCGGCCGGCCGGGCCGCTGGAGAAGCACGTCCAGGTGGACACGATCACGCCGCAGGCGATGGCGCTGGCCGGATGCGTCGGGTGCGATGCGAACGCGGTGACCGACGTGCGGGCGCTGAACCTGGCGGCGAACATCCTCGACAGCCGACTGATCAAGCGGGTGCGCGAGGAACTGGGGCTCGTGTACTCGATCCAGGCGGTGAGCGGGCCGGGCCGGGCGTACGTGGATTCTGGTATCATCTTCAGCGGGGCCCCGTGTGCGCCGGACAAGCCGGCGGAAGTGATCAAGGAGATCGAGACGATCCTGAAGGCGTTCGCCGAGGACGGCCCGACCGCGGAAGAGCTGGAGAACGCGAAGAAGCAGCTTGCCAACCGGCTCGACACGCAGTTGAAGGAGCCGAGCTTCTGGTTCAGCCAGTTGCAGACGCTGGACCTGCACAAGGCAAAGCTGGAGGACCTCAAGCGGATTCCGGAGTCGTACGCCGCGTTCACCGCGGAGCAGGTGCGCGACGTGTTCCGCAAATACTACACGCCCGCGCGGCAGTTCCGCGTGAGCGCGGTGCCGACGGCGGCGCCGGCGAAAACGCCTGAGCCGGCAGGAGCCGCGCAGGAGTAA
- a CDS encoding DEAD/DEAH box helicase produces the protein MDARSFIARLQAGRHYRGQIAAVRELPARAADFRQPTTPLPTTLQTLLAADGINALYRHQADAYDAIRAGRHVVIATGTASGKSLCYHLPVLATLLDDTSARALYLFPAKALAYDQLGSLERLIEQGGLAERARPACYDGDTATHKRPGVRRNANILLSNPDMLHQGILPYHAKWAGFFAGLRFVVLDEIHTYRGIFGSHVAGVVRRLQRVCRHYGASPQFICCSATLGNPRELAERLTGQSDLVLIDQDTSPRGRRWFVLWNPPWLEDRPPTPPRASLEPLARALSGPPVRVARRSANVEAQHLMQALLEEGAGTIAFTKARVVAELLYKYVSESLQRRRPDLARRLRPYRGGYLPLERREIERQLFSGELLGVCSTTALELGIDVGALDAALMVGFPGTLCSLWQQAGRAGRRQDESLAIFIAYDDPVDQYLMRNPDFVFDRPLEQAIIDPDNPHILAAQLGCAAFELPLSDDDLRDFGALAADVTQVLTEDGKLRRTAERLYWSSAEFPAAQTNLRTISNATFAIVDTTDGRDEVIGQVDSISAPELVYPEAVYLHQGESYIVRQLDQAARLARVERLAADYYTQPVLADECRLGTERFSGDCRGGKRCFGEVTVKWQTVAFRKFKLYTQELIGQTALDLPAQQVETTGLWLQPPEQALAATRDAGGRVHEALSGVRNLLMVALPPLAMCDRYDIGGIVNSSQLGVSTIIIYDRYEGGVGYARHGYERCAELLALAYRLVAGCGCSDGCPGCVAPPNLRIPIHHDPDVGRGYAIPDKTATVTLLKAWLGA, from the coding sequence ATGGACGCCCGGAGCTTCATCGCGCGACTGCAGGCCGGCCGCCACTACCGCGGCCAGATCGCCGCCGTCCGCGAGCTCCCCGCCCGCGCCGCCGACTTCCGCCAACCGACCACGCCGCTCCCGACGACACTCCAGACGCTGCTCGCGGCTGACGGCATCAACGCGCTCTATCGCCACCAGGCCGACGCCTACGACGCGATTCGCGCGGGTCGCCACGTCGTCATCGCCACCGGCACCGCCTCCGGCAAGAGCCTCTGCTACCATCTACCTGTTCTGGCGACCCTGCTCGACGACACCAGCGCGCGCGCGCTCTATCTCTTTCCCGCCAAGGCTCTCGCCTACGACCAGCTCGGCAGCCTCGAACGCCTGATCGAGCAGGGGGGGCTGGCCGAACGCGCCCGCCCGGCGTGCTACGACGGCGACACCGCCACGCACAAACGCCCCGGCGTCCGCCGCAATGCGAACATCCTGCTCTCGAACCCGGACATGCTGCACCAGGGCATCCTGCCGTACCACGCGAAGTGGGCCGGCTTCTTCGCCGGTCTGCGGTTTGTCGTCCTCGACGAGATCCACACCTACCGCGGCATCTTCGGCAGCCACGTCGCCGGCGTCGTCCGCCGCCTGCAGCGCGTGTGTCGGCACTACGGCGCGTCGCCCCAGTTCATCTGCTGCTCGGCCACGCTGGGCAACCCGCGCGAACTCGCGGAGCGCCTTACGGGCCAGTCCGATCTGGTGCTCATCGACCAGGACACTTCCCCGCGCGGCCGCCGCTGGTTCGTCCTCTGGAACCCGCCATGGCTCGAAGATCGTCCGCCAACCCCCCCGCGCGCTTCGCTGGAACCGCTCGCGCGCGCTCTGAGCGGTCCGCCCGTCCGCGTCGCCCGCCGCAGCGCGAACGTCGAGGCGCAACACCTCATGCAAGCCCTGCTGGAAGAGGGTGCCGGCACCATCGCCTTTACCAAGGCCCGCGTTGTCGCCGAACTACTCTATAAGTACGTGTCCGAGTCCCTGCAACGCCGCCGCCCCGACCTCGCCCGCCGCCTGCGCCCATACCGCGGGGGCTACCTCCCACTTGAACGCCGCGAGATCGAGCGCCAGCTCTTCAGCGGTGAACTCCTTGGCGTGTGCAGCACGACGGCGCTGGAGCTGGGCATCGACGTCGGCGCCCTCGACGCCGCCCTCATGGTCGGCTTCCCCGGCACGCTGTGCAGTCTGTGGCAGCAGGCCGGGCGCGCCGGTCGCCGACAGGACGAATCGCTCGCCATCTTCATCGCCTACGATGACCCGGTCGACCAGTACCTCATGCGCAACCCGGACTTCGTCTTTGACCGGCCGCTGGAGCAGGCGATCATCGACCCGGACAACCCGCATATCCTCGCCGCCCAGCTCGGCTGTGCCGCGTTCGAGCTGCCGCTGTCCGACGACGACCTGCGCGACTTTGGCGCCCTCGCAGCCGATGTCACGCAGGTGCTGACCGAAGACGGCAAGCTGCGCCGCACCGCCGAGCGCCTCTACTGGTCCTCCGCCGAGTTCCCCGCCGCGCAGACCAATCTCCGCACGATCAGCAACGCGACCTTCGCGATCGTCGACACGACCGACGGCCGCGACGAGGTCATCGGCCAGGTCGACTCGATCTCCGCGCCCGAGCTGGTCTACCCCGAGGCCGTCTACCTGCACCAGGGCGAGAGCTACATCGTCCGGCAGCTGGATCAGGCCGCGCGCCTCGCCCGCGTCGAACGCCTCGCCGCCGACTACTACACGCAGCCGGTCCTCGCCGACGAATGCCGCCTCGGCACCGAGCGGTTCAGCGGTGACTGCCGGGGTGGCAAGCGCTGCTTCGGCGAGGTCACCGTGAAATGGCAGACCGTCGCCTTCCGCAAGTTCAAGCTCTACACCCAGGAGCTGATCGGCCAGACCGCGCTCGATCTGCCCGCGCAACAGGTCGAGACAACCGGGCTGTGGCTGCAGCCGCCGGAGCAGGCCCTCGCCGCCACGCGCGACGCCGGCGGCCGCGTCCACGAAGCCCTCAGTGGCGTGCGCAACCTGCTCATGGTCGCGCTGCCCCCGCTCGCCATGTGCGACCGCTACGACATCGGCGGCATCGTCAACTCCTCCCAGCTCGGTGTCAGCACGATCATCATCTACGACCGCTACGAAGGCGGCGTCGGCTACGCGCGGCACGGCTACGAGCGCTGCGCGGAATTGCTCGCACTGGCGTATCGCCTCGTCGCCGGCTGCGGCTGCAGCGATGGTTGCCCCGGGTGCGTCGCGCCGCCGAACCTGCGCATTCCCATCCACCACGACCCGGACGTCGGCCGCGGCTACGCGATCCCCGACAAGACCGCGACCGTGACGTTATTGAAGGCCTGGCTCGGCGCATAG
- a CDS encoding prepilin-type N-terminal cleavage/methylation domain-containing protein, giving the protein MRRRAGFTLIELLVVVAIIALLISILLPSLRDAREQAKVAKCLANYRQLTTSTIQYFLDYNDNFPFYDPYRGICSWAYGGKTPDIYWKTASGYGDALYYTVDKRPLNKYLMGGKVDMDLYLPGETAPRRTEIPVAQCPSDNMSHQRIFWTNANADVSSMSSYNDVGTSYHYNLHALFDVTSESWGGQVNPDDKWGEIGRKLVRAVLDKYSGTYVMFIEDPLDWGLGFGIPTLGNHGKFARHPTGFLDGHADYKAVDTRGWCGLGWEAICRAWVRTVDFTPPDLYYAPGNPYEYTNPKEKNCDPP; this is encoded by the coding sequence ATCCGGCGGCGGGCCGGCTTCACGCTGATCGAATTGCTCGTCGTGGTGGCGATCATCGCCCTGCTGATCTCGATCCTGCTGCCCTCGCTGCGCGACGCGCGCGAGCAGGCCAAAGTCGCGAAGTGCCTGGCAAATTACCGCCAACTGACGACCAGCACGATCCAGTACTTCCTGGATTACAACGACAACTTTCCGTTTTACGATCCCTACCGCGGGATCTGCAGTTGGGCGTACGGCGGCAAGACGCCGGACATCTACTGGAAGACGGCGAGCGGCTACGGCGACGCGCTGTACTACACGGTGGACAAGCGCCCGCTGAACAAGTATCTGATGGGCGGGAAAGTGGACATGGATCTGTATCTCCCGGGTGAGACCGCGCCGCGCCGCACGGAGATTCCGGTCGCGCAGTGCCCGTCGGACAACATGTCGCACCAGCGCATCTTCTGGACGAACGCGAACGCCGACGTGAGTTCGATGTCGAGCTACAACGACGTCGGCACGAGCTACCATTACAACCTGCACGCGCTGTTCGACGTGACCTCCGAATCCTGGGGCGGCCAGGTGAACCCGGATGACAAATGGGGGGAGATCGGCCGAAAGCTGGTCCGGGCGGTCCTCGACAAGTACAGCGGGACATACGTGATGTTCATCGAGGATCCGCTGGACTGGGGCCTGGGCTTCGGCATCCCCACGCTCGGCAATCACGGCAAATTCGCCCGGCATCCGACCGGGTTCCTCGACGGCCACGCGGACTACAAAGCCGTGGACACGCGCGGCTGGTGCGGGCTCGGCTGGGAGGCGATCTGCCGCGCGTGGGTGCGTACAGTGGACTTCACGCCGCCGGACCTCTACTACGCGCCGGGCAATCCCTATGAATACACAAACCCCAAGGAGAAGAACTGCGACCCGCCATAG
- a CDS encoding prepilin-type N-terminal cleavage/methylation domain-containing protein: MRSKGAGVRSGFTLIELLVVVAIIALLISILLPSLRDAREQAKVAKCLANYRQLTTSTVQYFLDYNDNFPFWTPGHASGICSWAYGGKTNHEDWIGDANYIRVNERPLNTYLMGGKVEHDMVISGEPYPRRTEIPVLQCPSDHMSHQSLNWDNPQAETNDALARSCYDDVGTSYQYNLHALMDVIWYDGDSDPWSKPGDWTDIGHELVKNVMAKHSGTFVMYLEDPMDWAINKSVVEIGSHGKFGRNPLGFLDGHAEYKATDTRGWCGLGWTAINPNWAKTVDYTPPIYYGQPVGGVAKNCDPP; the protein is encoded by the coding sequence ATGCGAAGTAAAGGTGCGGGAGTTCGCAGCGGCTTCACGCTGATCGAACTGCTAGTAGTAGTGGCGATCATCGCCCTGCTGATCTCGATTCTGCTGCCGTCGTTGCGAGATGCGCGCGAGCAGGCCAAGGTGGCCAAGTGCCTGGCCAATTACCGCCAGTTGACCACCAGCACGGTCCAGTACTTCCTGGACTACAACGACAATTTCCCGTTCTGGACGCCCGGCCACGCAAGCGGCATCTGCTCGTGGGCCTACGGCGGCAAGACCAACCACGAGGACTGGATCGGCGACGCCAACTACATCCGGGTGAATGAGCGTCCGCTCAACACGTACCTGATGGGTGGCAAGGTGGAGCACGATATGGTGATCTCGGGCGAGCCGTACCCGCGCCGCACCGAGATCCCAGTGCTGCAGTGCCCGTCGGACCACATGAGCCACCAGTCGCTGAACTGGGACAATCCGCAGGCCGAAACCAATGATGCGCTCGCGCGGTCCTGCTACGACGACGTGGGCACGAGCTACCAGTACAACCTGCACGCCCTGATGGACGTGATCTGGTATGACGGCGACAGCGACCCGTGGAGCAAGCCGGGCGACTGGACCGACATCGGGCACGAACTCGTCAAGAACGTCATGGCCAAGCACAGCGGCACGTTCGTGATGTACCTCGAAGACCCGATGGACTGGGCCATCAACAAGAGCGTGGTCGAGATTGGCTCGCACGGCAAGTTCGGCCGCAACCCGCTCGGGTTCCTCGACGGCCACGCCGAGTACAAGGCCACCGACACCCGTGGCTGGTGCGGCCTGGGCTGGACCGCGATCAACCCGAACTGGGCCAAGACGGTGGACTACACCCCGCCGATCTACTACGGGCAGCCGGTGGGTGGCGTCGCGAAGAATTGTGATCCTCCGTAA
- a CDS encoding prepilin-type N-terminal cleavage/methylation domain-containing protein has product MHRRGVTARSGFTLIELLVVVAIIALLISILLPSLRDAREQAKVAKCLANYRQLTTSTVQYFLDYNDNFPFWTPGHSGGICSWAYGGKTNHEDWYGDAAFYIRVNERPLNTYLMGGKVEHDLVISGEPYPRRTEVPVLQCPSDHMSHQSLDWGNPQAETDGALARSCYDDVGTSYQYNLHALQDVVWYDGDSDPWSKPGDWTDIGHELVKNVLAKYSGTFVMYLEDPMDWAINKSVVEIGSHGKFGRNPLGFLDGHAEYKATDTRGWCGLGWTAINPNWAKTVDYTPPIYYGQPVGGVAKNCDPP; this is encoded by the coding sequence ATGCACCGGAGAGGCGTTACCGCACGCAGCGGCTTCACGCTGATCGAGCTACTGGTGGTAGTGGCGATCATCGCGCTGCTCATTTCCATTCTGCTGCCGTCGCTGCGCGACGCGCGCGAGCAGGCCAAGGTGGCCAAGTGCCTGGCCAATTACCGCCAGTTGACCACCAGCACGGTCCAGTACTTCCTGGATTACAACGACAACTTTCCGTTCTGGACCCCCGGCCACTCGGGCGGCATCTGCTCCTGGGCCTACGGCGGCAAGACGAACCACGAAGACTGGTACGGCGATGCGGCGTTCTACATCCGCGTGAATGAGCGTCCACTCAACACGTACCTGATGGGCGGCAAGGTGGAACACGACCTCGTGATCTCGGGCGAGCCGTACCCGCGCCGGACCGAGGTCCCAGTGCTGCAGTGCCCGTCGGACCACATGAGCCACCAGTCGCTGGATTGGGGCAATCCCCAGGCGGAAACGGACGGCGCGCTCGCGCGGTCCTGCTACGACGACGTGGGCACGAGCTACCAGTACAACCTGCACGCCCTGCAAGACGTGGTCTGGTATGACGGCGACAGCGACCCGTGGAGCAAGCCGGGTGACTGGACCGACATCGGACACGAACTCGTCAAGAACGTTCTGGCCAAGTACAGCGGCACGTTCGTGATGTACCTCGAAGACCCGATGGACTGGGCCATCAACAAGAGCGTGGTCGAGATTGGCTCGCACGGCAAGTTCGGCCGAAACCCACTCGGGTTCCTCGATGGTCACGCCGAGTACAAGGCCACCGACACCCGCGGCTGGTGCGGCCTGGGCTGGACCGCGATCAACCCGAACTGGGCCAAGACGGTGGACTACACCCCGCCGATCTACTACGGGCAGCCGGTGGGTGGCGTCGCGAAGAACTGTGATCCTCCGTAA
- a CDS encoding DUF1573 domain-containing protein, with protein sequence MTVRERRCWLAVSVVLSLGVWAIAQDQPPAGEPAPRLELSPTTFDFGTVWQSVPVKREFTVKNVGNAELTLSVRSSCGCTLVSNPQSPLLPGATSTFAIQYDTKRAGPASKKVTLTTNDPTQASVDIPVTGMVNALFTMTPAERLTFTNIEPSASERLTMKLENQYHRPLSLKLKPDQQFGRFDIALAELEPGRVYELTAATRPPLNKGWNQTEVQLETGLEEVPVLTVPVAANVQPRVVVFPGTIPVTADAKQPTQRVVSVDYRKDTPLKITGVQTSFPGIQWEILPPEPPLADRKTASQKVRLTLPAFADMPADGASVTILTDDREPAYQQLEVRIMKLSRLGAAPRSGPAPADPDAGNKAAQPGGAAGQ encoded by the coding sequence ATGACAGTGCGTGAACGCAGGTGCTGGTTGGCGGTGAGCGTGGTTCTCAGCCTGGGCGTCTGGGCCATCGCCCAAGACCAGCCGCCCGCCGGTGAGCCGGCTCCGCGCCTCGAGCTCAGCCCGACCACCTTCGATTTCGGCACCGTCTGGCAGTCCGTGCCGGTCAAGCGCGAGTTCACCGTAAAGAACGTGGGCAACGCCGAGCTGACCCTCAGCGTCCGCAGCTCCTGCGGTTGCACGCTCGTGAGCAACCCGCAGTCGCCTCTGCTGCCCGGCGCCACCAGCACCTTCGCAATCCAGTACGACACGAAGCGCGCCGGCCCGGCCAGCAAGAAAGTTACCCTCACCACCAACGATCCCACGCAGGCCAGCGTGGATATCCCCGTCACCGGCATGGTCAATGCGCTCTTCACCATGACACCCGCCGAGCGCCTCACGTTCACCAACATCGAGCCTAGCGCCTCGGAGCGCCTGACGATGAAGCTCGAGAACCAGTACCACCGGCCCCTGTCGCTCAAGCTCAAGCCTGATCAGCAATTCGGCCGGTTTGACATCGCCCTTGCGGAACTCGAGCCCGGCCGCGTGTACGAGCTGACCGCCGCCACGCGCCCGCCGCTCAACAAGGGCTGGAACCAGACCGAGGTGCAGCTTGAGACCGGCCTGGAGGAAGTGCCCGTCCTGACGGTCCCGGTCGCCGCCAACGTGCAGCCGCGCGTGGTCGTCTTCCCCGGCACCATCCCCGTGACTGCGGACGCCAAGCAACCCACGCAGCGCGTGGTGAGCGTCGACTACCGCAAGGACACCCCGCTCAAGATCACCGGCGTTCAAACCAGCTTTCCCGGCATTCAGTGGGAGATTCTGCCGCCCGAGCCGCCCCTCGCCGACCGCAAGACGGCCTCGCAGAAGGTGCGCCTGACCCTGCCCGCCTTTGCCGACATGCCGGCCGACGGTGCCTCCGTGACGATCCTCACCGACGATCGCGAGCCGGCCTACCAGCAGTTGGAAGTCCGCATCATGAAGTTGTCGCGGCTGGGCGCCGCACCGCGCTCCGGCCCCGCACCGGCGGACCCGGACGCGGGCAACAAAGCGGCACAGCCGGGCGGTGCCGCAGGCCAGTAA
- a CDS encoding HIT family protein, with protein sequence MSAAERSIFARIIAGEIPCQRVFENAQVFAFLDIHPLADGHTLVMPKRAVARLEDLTAAEAADLGQQLVALARRIVAATGAAGYNILLNNGTVAGQEVPHVHFHIIPRRAGDGLGFRWKPQERSPADLAALAARIAALP encoded by the coding sequence GTGAGCGCCGCCGAACGGTCCATCTTTGCTCGGATCATCGCTGGCGAAATCCCCTGCCAGCGCGTCTTCGAGAACGCGCAGGTATTCGCGTTTCTCGACATCCACCCGCTGGCCGATGGACACACGCTCGTGATGCCGAAGCGCGCCGTCGCCCGGCTCGAAGACCTGACGGCTGCGGAGGCCGCCGACCTGGGGCAGCAACTCGTCGCCCTCGCGCGCCGGATCGTCGCCGCGACGGGCGCCGCCGGCTACAACATCCTGCTCAACAACGGCACCGTCGCGGGACAGGAAGTGCCGCACGTGCACTTCCACATCATCCCGCGCCGCGCCGGGGACGGTCTCGGGTTCCGTTGGAAGCCGCAGGAGCGCAGCCCGGCGGACCTGGCGGCACTGGCGGCCCGCATCGCCGCACTGCCGTGA
- the rplQ gene encoding 50S ribosomal protein L17, with product MRHRVRGRKLNRTASHRLALRRNLCQSLFEHGEVRTTLVKAKEVRSFAERLVTLAVAGDLSARQRAERLLQDRAVIPKDNQDDYDRMSDAKRLKTLRARSGRRHRVNTTRPGLKFSAESVLHKLFAEIGPRMKKRNEARQCSGGYTRIIKLADRRLGDAGPLAILQLVGEEDKPRPRSKDKTERKRRARVKYTVYAGKPRPHPGRRRSTKAPAKPAAGAEKEGAAE from the coding sequence ATGCGACACCGTGTGCGCGGCAGAAAACTGAACCGGACCGCCAGCCACCGCCTGGCCCTGCGCCGCAATCTGTGCCAGAGCCTCTTCGAGCACGGCGAAGTGCGGACCACGCTCGTCAAGGCCAAGGAAGTGCGCAGCTTCGCCGAACGACTCGTCACGCTGGCTGTCGCCGGCGACCTGTCCGCGCGCCAGCGCGCCGAGCGTCTGCTCCAGGATCGGGCGGTCATCCCCAAGGATAACCAGGACGACTACGACCGGATGAGCGACGCCAAGCGGCTCAAGACCCTGCGCGCCCGCTCCGGCCGGCGGCACCGCGTCAATACCACGCGCCCCGGCCTCAAGTTCAGCGCCGAGTCCGTCCTCCACAAGCTCTTCGCCGAGATCGGCCCGCGCATGAAGAAGCGCAACGAGGCCCGCCAGTGCAGCGGCGGCTACACGCGCATCATCAAGCTCGCCGACCGCCGGCTCGGCGACGCCGGCCCGCTGGCCATCCTCCAGCTCGTCGGCGAGGAAGACAAGCCGCGCCCCCGCAGCAAGGACAAGACCGAGCGCAAGCGCCGGGCCCGCGTCAAGTACACCGTCTACGCCGGCAAGCCGCGCCCGCACCCCGGTCGCCGCCGGTCCACCAAGGCGCCCGCCAAGCCCGCCGCGGGAGCGGAAAAGGAAGGCGCCGCGGAGTAG